One Phycisphaera mikurensis NBRC 102666 DNA window includes the following coding sequences:
- the groL gene encoding chaperonin GroEL (60 kDa chaperone family; promotes refolding of misfolded polypeptides especially under stressful conditions; forms two stacked rings of heptamers to form a barrel-shaped 14mer; ends can be capped by GroES; misfolded proteins enter the barrel where they are refolded when GroES binds), translated as MAVKELAFEAEARQALLAGVSKLAAAVKSTLGPRGRSAVIDKSWGGPTVTKDGVTVAEEIELRDKTENLGAKLVKEAASKTSDKAGDGTTTSTVLAEALFREGLRRVAAGADANKLVRGMRAGVDAAVEEIAKLSRPVSGKSEIANVAAISANNDVAIGKIMADAFDKVGKDGVITVEEGKGLETYVDVVEGMQFDRGYLSPNFITDPDDMVVELEKAWVLIHEDKIDSLQKLVPLLEKVQGTKRPLLIIAEDITGEALSTLVINKLRGVLNVAAVKAPGYGDRRKAMLQDLAVLTGGEAVMKDLGQELDKVEIDQLGQAKKIRITADHTTIIEGAGSSDAISARVAQIRNEVETTTSDYDREKLQERLAKLSGGVAQLNVGASSEAELKEKKARVEDALHAVKAAVEEGIVPGGGVSFLRAVAALEALAGEHEGDVKTGVDVVVAALKVPLHTIAENAGERGGVVVSKVLAESGSNGFDALKLEYADLLARGIMTPAKVDRTALLNAVSVATLLLTCDCTITDAPKDEEPEGHGGGGMGGMGGGMGGMGGGMPGMGGMGGMGGMM; from the coding sequence ATGGCCGTCAAAGAACTGGCCTTCGAAGCCGAAGCCCGCCAGGCGCTGCTCGCCGGCGTCAGCAAGCTCGCCGCCGCCGTCAAGTCCACCCTCGGGCCCCGCGGCCGCTCCGCCGTCATCGACAAGAGCTGGGGCGGCCCGACGGTCACAAAGGACGGCGTGACCGTGGCCGAGGAGATCGAGCTGCGCGACAAGACCGAGAACCTCGGCGCCAAGCTCGTCAAGGAGGCCGCCAGCAAGACCTCCGACAAGGCCGGCGACGGGACGACCACCTCGACCGTGCTCGCCGAGGCGCTCTTCCGGGAGGGCCTCCGCCGCGTGGCCGCAGGGGCCGACGCCAACAAGCTCGTCCGCGGCATGCGGGCCGGCGTCGACGCCGCCGTCGAGGAGATCGCCAAGCTCTCCCGCCCCGTCTCGGGCAAGAGCGAGATCGCCAACGTCGCCGCCATCTCGGCCAACAACGACGTCGCGATCGGCAAGATCATGGCGGACGCCTTCGACAAGGTCGGCAAGGACGGCGTCATCACCGTCGAGGAGGGCAAGGGCCTGGAGACCTACGTCGACGTGGTCGAGGGCATGCAGTTCGACCGCGGCTACTTGAGCCCCAACTTCATCACCGACCCCGACGACATGGTCGTCGAGCTGGAGAAGGCCTGGGTCCTCATCCACGAGGACAAGATCGACAGCCTCCAGAAGCTCGTCCCGCTGCTGGAAAAGGTCCAGGGCACCAAGCGGCCGCTCCTGATCATCGCCGAGGACATCACCGGCGAAGCCCTCTCCACGCTGGTCATCAACAAGCTCCGCGGCGTGCTCAACGTCGCGGCCGTCAAGGCCCCCGGCTACGGCGACCGCCGCAAGGCGATGCTCCAGGACCTCGCGGTGCTCACCGGCGGCGAGGCCGTGATGAAGGACCTCGGCCAGGAGCTCGACAAGGTCGAGATCGACCAGCTCGGCCAGGCCAAGAAGATCCGCATCACCGCGGACCACACGACCATCATCGAAGGCGCCGGCTCCAGCGATGCGATCTCCGCCCGCGTGGCCCAGATCCGCAACGAGGTCGAGACGACCACCAGCGACTACGACCGCGAGAAGCTCCAGGAGCGGCTCGCGAAGCTCTCCGGCGGCGTCGCCCAGCTCAACGTGGGCGCCTCCAGCGAGGCCGAGCTCAAGGAGAAGAAGGCCCGCGTCGAGGACGCGCTGCACGCCGTGAAGGCGGCCGTCGAGGAGGGCATCGTGCCCGGCGGCGGCGTCAGCTTCCTCCGCGCCGTCGCCGCGCTGGAGGCCCTCGCGGGCGAGCACGAGGGCGACGTGAAGACCGGCGTGGACGTCGTCGTCGCGGCCCTGAAGGTGCCGCTGCACACGATCGCGGAGAACGCCGGCGAGCGTGGCGGCGTGGTCGTCTCCAAGGTGCTCGCCGAGAGCGGCTCCAACGGCTTCGACGCCCTCAAGCTCGAGTACGCCGACCTGCTGGCCCGCGGCATCATGACCCCGGCCAAGGTCGACCGCACCGCCCTGCTCAACGCCGTGTCCGTCGCGACGCTGCTCTTGACCTGCGACTGCACCATCACCGACGCCCCGAAGGACGAAGAGCCGGAAGGCCACGGCGGCGGCGGGATGGGCGGCATGGGCGGCGGCATGGGCGGCATGGGCGGCGGCATGCCGGGCATGGGCGGCATGGGCGGCATGGGCGGCATGATGTAA
- a CDS encoding co-chaperone GroES, with product MAKKAPTKTKSTTLNPLDDRVIVQPQEAEERTASGIYLPEGAKEKPQTGTILSAGPGKRDDDGKRIAMNVKKGDTVLYGKYSGTEIEIDGDKLMIMRESELLGVYE from the coding sequence ATGGCCAAGAAGGCCCCCACCAAGACCAAGTCCACCACCCTCAACCCCCTCGACGACCGCGTGATCGTCCAGCCCCAAGAGGCCGAGGAGCGCACCGCCTCGGGCATCTACCTGCCCGAGGGCGCCAAGGAGAAGCCCCAGACCGGCACCATCCTCTCCGCCGGCCCCGGCAAGCGCGACGACGACGGCAAGCGCATCGCCATGAACGTCAAGAAGGGCGACACCGTCCTCTACGGCAAGTACAGCGGCACCGAGATCGAGATCGACGGCGACAAGCTGATGATCATGCGGGAGTCGGAGCTGCTCGGCGTGTACGAGTGA
- the groL gene encoding chaperonin GroEL (60 kDa chaperone family; promotes refolding of misfolded polypeptides especially under stressful conditions; forms two stacked rings of heptamers to form a barrel-shaped 14mer; ends can be capped by GroES; misfolded proteins enter the barrel where they are refolded when GroES binds): MATKQMIFGAEAQSELRSGLEKLAAAVKITMGPTGRNVILQKSYGGPAVTKDGVSVAKEVELESPFENMGAKMVVEVAKKTGDKAGDGTTTSVVLAEAIYKEGLRHASAGANSVALQRGINAAAEAASEAIKAMATKVSGRDDLEKVATVSANHDRHIGRLLAEAIDKVGHDGVVEIEEGKTAETELEYVEGMQFDKGYLSPYFMTDPNHAEAVLEDTLILVHEKKISNLPDLLPLLNKVAMAQKPLLIIAEDVENEALAALVVNRLRGVLKVAAVKAPGFGDRRKAMLGDIAALTGATFISEDLGIQLDSLELDQLGTARKVTVGKDNTTIIEGGGKKADVDGRVKQIQKQIETTTSDYDREKLQERLAKLTGGVAILNVGGATETAMKEAKDRVDDALHATKAAAAEGYVPGGGVALVRAIASVKAGRKGAKGDEKLGFDVVAAALEVPLRQIVDNTGEDGHVVVAEVKAHEGAYGYNAGTAKYEDLVQAGIIDPALVSRTALLNAASVAGLMLTTNVLVTDLDDEEEPVNGATA; the protein is encoded by the coding sequence ATGGCAACCAAGCAAATGATCTTCGGCGCCGAAGCGCAGTCCGAACTCAGAAGCGGCCTCGAGAAGCTCGCCGCCGCCGTCAAGATCACGATGGGCCCCACCGGCCGCAACGTGATCCTCCAGAAGTCCTACGGCGGCCCCGCCGTCACCAAGGACGGCGTCTCCGTCGCCAAGGAAGTGGAGCTGGAGTCTCCCTTCGAGAACATGGGCGCGAAGATGGTCGTCGAGGTCGCCAAGAAGACCGGCGACAAGGCCGGCGACGGGACGACCACCTCGGTCGTCCTCGCCGAGGCGATCTACAAAGAGGGCCTGCGGCACGCGTCCGCGGGCGCGAACAGCGTCGCGCTGCAGCGCGGCATCAACGCCGCCGCCGAGGCCGCCAGCGAGGCGATCAAGGCGATGGCCACCAAGGTCTCCGGCCGCGACGACCTGGAGAAGGTCGCCACCGTCTCCGCCAACCACGACCGCCACATCGGCCGGCTGCTCGCCGAGGCGATCGACAAGGTCGGCCACGACGGCGTCGTCGAGATCGAGGAGGGCAAGACCGCCGAGACCGAGCTGGAGTACGTCGAGGGCATGCAGTTCGACAAGGGCTACCTGTCGCCCTACTTCATGACCGACCCCAACCACGCCGAGGCGGTCCTGGAGGACACGCTGATCCTCGTCCACGAGAAGAAGATCAGCAACCTGCCCGACCTCCTGCCGCTGCTCAACAAGGTGGCGATGGCGCAGAAGCCCCTGCTCATCATCGCCGAGGACGTGGAGAACGAGGCCCTCGCGGCCCTGGTCGTCAACCGCCTCCGCGGCGTGCTCAAGGTCGCGGCCGTCAAGGCCCCCGGCTTCGGCGACCGCCGCAAGGCCATGCTCGGCGACATCGCCGCGCTCACCGGCGCGACCTTCATCTCCGAGGATCTGGGGATCCAGCTGGACAGCCTCGAGCTGGATCAGCTCGGCACCGCCCGCAAGGTGACCGTCGGCAAGGACAACACGACGATCATCGAGGGCGGCGGCAAGAAAGCCGACGTCGACGGCCGCGTCAAGCAGATCCAGAAGCAGATCGAGACCACCACCAGCGACTACGACCGCGAGAAGCTCCAGGAGCGTCTCGCGAAGCTGACCGGCGGCGTGGCGATCCTCAACGTCGGCGGCGCGACCGAGACGGCGATGAAGGAGGCCAAGGACCGCGTCGACGACGCGCTGCACGCCACCAAGGCCGCCGCGGCCGAGGGCTACGTGCCCGGCGGCGGCGTGGCCCTGGTGCGAGCCATTGCGTCGGTGAAGGCCGGCCGCAAGGGTGCCAAAGGCGACGAGAAGCTCGGCTTCGACGTCGTCGCCGCGGCGCTGGAGGTGCCCCTCCGCCAGATCGTCGACAACACCGGCGAGGACGGCCACGTCGTCGTCGCCGAGGTGAAGGCCCACGAGGGTGCCTACGGCTACAACGCCGGCACGGCGAAGTACGAGGACCTCGTGCAGGCCGGCATCATCGACCCGGCGCTCGTCTCGCGCACCGCCCTGCTCAACGCGGCCTCGGTCGCGGGGCTGATGCTCACGACCAACGTCCTGGTCACCGACCTCGACGACGAGGAGGAGCCGGTGAACGGGGCGACGGCGTAG
- the dnaJ gene encoding molecular chaperone DnaJ, with product MATQRDYYEVLSVERTADGDTIKRQYRKMAMKYHPDRNPGDAAAEASFKECAEAYEVLSDAEKRQRYDRHGHAGLRGGPAGHDFSGMNAHDISDLFADIFGGGGGRRGGGGRAGGVQRGYDLETQTSITLAEVLEGVEQEIEFTRQDVCETCKGSGGKPGTQPLDCTMCGGAGKVRRGGGFFQMITPCPNCNGTGKAYPSPCTACSGEGRVPLKRQLSVKIPPGIQDTQVIRVSGEGEPGVAPGGAVGPRGDLHVVVRVEEHELFERHDDHLLLKMPVGFTQAALGATVAVPTLTGDASVDIGAGSQDGDLVRLRGEGLPNLRTNRRGDLVVELHLEVPKKLTPRQRELLELYAQTEETDGRPADSTPRQQGFWDKIKTYLQ from the coding sequence ATGGCGACCCAACGCGACTACTACGAAGTGCTCTCCGTCGAGCGGACCGCCGACGGCGACACCATCAAGCGGCAGTACCGCAAGATGGCGATGAAGTACCACCCCGACCGCAACCCCGGCGACGCGGCGGCGGAGGCCAGCTTCAAGGAGTGCGCCGAGGCGTACGAGGTGCTCTCCGACGCCGAGAAGCGGCAGCGCTACGACCGCCACGGCCACGCCGGCCTCCGCGGCGGCCCCGCCGGCCACGACTTCTCGGGCATGAACGCCCACGACATCTCCGACCTCTTCGCCGACATCTTCGGCGGCGGGGGCGGCCGCCGTGGCGGCGGCGGGCGGGCCGGCGGCGTGCAGCGGGGGTACGACCTGGAGACGCAGACCTCCATCACGCTCGCGGAGGTGCTCGAGGGGGTCGAACAGGAGATCGAGTTCACCCGTCAGGACGTCTGCGAGACCTGCAAGGGCAGCGGCGGGAAGCCCGGCACCCAGCCCCTGGACTGCACCATGTGCGGCGGCGCCGGGAAGGTCCGCCGCGGCGGCGGCTTCTTCCAGATGATCACGCCGTGTCCGAACTGCAACGGCACCGGCAAGGCCTACCCCTCGCCCTGCACGGCGTGCAGCGGTGAGGGCCGGGTGCCGCTCAAGCGGCAGCTGTCGGTCAAGATCCCACCGGGCATCCAGGACACCCAGGTGATCCGCGTGAGCGGCGAGGGCGAGCCCGGCGTCGCGCCCGGCGGGGCCGTCGGCCCCCGCGGCGACCTGCACGTGGTCGTCCGCGTGGAGGAGCACGAGCTTTTCGAGCGGCACGACGACCACCTGCTGCTGAAGATGCCCGTCGGCTTCACCCAGGCCGCGCTGGGCGCCACCGTCGCGGTCCCGACGCTCACCGGCGACGCGAGCGTCGACATCGGCGCCGGCAGCCAGGACGGGGACCTGGTCCGCCTCCGGGGCGAAGGCCTCCCGAACCTCCGGACGAACCGGCGCGGCGACCTCGTCGTCGAGCTGCACCTGGAGGTCCCCAAGAAGCTGACCCCGCGCCAGCGCGAGCTCCTCGAGCTCTACGCCCAGACCGAGGAGACCGACGGCCGCCCCGCCGACTCCACGCCCCGCCAGCAGGGCTTTTGGGACAAGATCAAGACCTACCTGCAATAG
- a CDS encoding nucleotide exchange factor GrpE has product MDHDQNHDSDTEDLTPEGEEPTFDFDELAEEMPGETPLDGVEEPDAAGELANLREQVADLDGRLKRTAADYQNYVRRSAREVLSAREQGKAELVRALITSLDHLDRAVAVDAASTTAAEVQRGVSSTIEELGKAMAAAGVTKLTPAPGDEFDPNIHEALMHTPAEGVESGKVAATLMPGYLVGEVPVRPAQVSVAQ; this is encoded by the coding sequence ATGGACCACGACCAGAACCACGACAGCGACACCGAGGACCTGACGCCCGAGGGCGAGGAGCCGACCTTCGACTTCGACGAGCTCGCCGAGGAGATGCCCGGCGAAACCCCGCTCGACGGCGTCGAGGAGCCCGACGCGGCCGGCGAGCTCGCCAACCTCCGCGAGCAGGTCGCCGATCTGGACGGCCGCCTCAAACGCACCGCCGCCGACTACCAGAACTACGTCCGCCGCAGCGCCCGCGAGGTGCTCTCGGCGCGGGAGCAGGGCAAGGCCGAGCTCGTCCGCGCGCTCATCACCAGCCTCGACCACCTCGACCGCGCCGTGGCCGTCGACGCCGCGAGCACCACCGCCGCCGAGGTGCAGCGGGGCGTTTCCTCGACCATCGAGGAGCTGGGCAAGGCCATGGCCGCCGCGGGGGTGACCAAGCTCACCCCCGCCCCCGGCGACGAGTTCGATCCGAACATCCACGAGGCCCTGATGCACACCCCCGCCGAGGGCGTCGAGAGCGGCAAGGTCGCGGCCACCCTCATGCCCGGCTACCTCGTCGGCGAGGTTCCGGTCCGACCCGCCCAGGTCTCCGTCGCTCAATAA
- a CDS encoding FmdB family zinc ribbon protein — MPTYEYVCKSCGQPTEHFASMSAKPLRKCPHCGKNQLERQIGTGAGFIFKGGGFYETDYRSEGYKKSAKEDQASSEPKGEPKGDKPASGEKPPPKGDGGGKPDTPGQPAPKKKAEPKPAAGKPAPKKPRGDG, encoded by the coding sequence ATGCCCACGTACGAATACGTCTGCAAGTCCTGCGGCCAGCCCACCGAGCACTTCGCCTCGATGAGCGCCAAGCCGCTGCGGAAGTGCCCGCACTGCGGGAAGAACCAGCTGGAGCGCCAGATCGGCACCGGCGCCGGCTTCATCTTCAAGGGCGGCGGCTTCTACGAGACCGACTACCGGAGCGAGGGCTACAAGAAGTCCGCCAAGGAAGACCAAGCCTCCTCCGAGCCCAAGGGGGAGCCCAAGGGGGACAAGCCCGCGAGCGGCGAGAAGCCGCCGCCGAAGGGCGACGGCGGCGGCAAGCCCGACACGCCCGGCCAGCCTGCGCCGAAGAAGAAGGCCGAGCCCAAGCCCGCCGCCGGCAAGCCGGCCCCCAAGAAGCCCAGGGGCGACGGCTGA